In the genome of Cheilinus undulatus linkage group 6, ASM1832078v1, whole genome shotgun sequence, one region contains:
- the gdf10a gene encoding growth/differentiation factor 10 → MAALGLISSHLLLVTLNCFLGAASVRTVKGGTGSAQDTGILHSSSSDPFLDDLDQDMVSQHMFKLYEKCNRESRLREGNTIRSFRASQDSSDLRMVYRLNLTSLQDSEVILSATFHFLLDRRPHHKPWFCKRFESPSCRSSAVHPPPSISLLLRSVSSGSEIRAGSMGSFLGNVTFHPHRRGAWQMKDVTQVIKEARDKGHLLVSVEVDSRQQYHMKPEEALSAGGLPYLLLYANDQALAEPNSVAGSLQRYNPFSEEGEPSHSSQRPSPSPESRGRVRREAPLLSDTIQNNELPEVDYRPDGYRKDDLWESTWYLALKPKHKSGKKKKSQEEEGKGAQDRKEEVHKEVERTSQELTKLKDSHTPTVSDGQKHERKNGGKSGKKHKGSSNTQSPVLNFDEQTMRKARRRLWADNQQRGCSRRNLRVDFADIGWSEWVIAPKAFEAYYCAGMCGFPMPKVARPSNHATIQSIVRAVGIIPGVPEPCCVPEKMSPLAVLYQDESRNPVLKIYPNMSVQSCSCR, encoded by the exons ATGGCAGCTTTAGGTTTGATTTCTTCGCACCTGCTCCTGGTAACGCTAAACTGTTTCCTGGGTGCTGCATCAGTCAGGACCGTGAAAGGTGGCACTGGGAGCGCACAGGACACTGGTATCCTCCACTCGTCCTCATCGGACCCGTTTTTAGATGACCTGGATCAGGACATGGTCTCACAGCACATGTTCAAACTGTATGAGAAGTGCAACAGGGAAAGCCGTCTCAGGGAGGGGAACACTATCAGGAGTTTCAGAGCCAGCCAAG ACTCTTCCGACCTGAGGATGGTGTACCGACTCAACCTCACATCCCTCCAGGACTCCGAGGTCATCCTCTCCGCCACATTCCACTTCCTGCTCGATCGTCGCCCTCATCACAAACCGTGGTTCTGTAAACGCTTCGAAAGCCCATCCTGTCGGTCCTCAGCCGTGCACCCTCCTCCGTCGATCAGCCTGCTCCTCCGCTCTGTCTCCTCAGGGTCAGAGATCAGAGCTGGGTCAATGGGGTCATTTTTAGGCAACGTGACCTTTCACCCCCACAGGAGAGGGGCGTGGCAGATGAAAGACGTGACCCAGGTCATAAAGGAGGCACGGGATAAGGGTCATCTCCTGGTGTCAGTGGAGGTAGACTCCAGGCAGCAGTACCACATGAAACCAGAGGAGGCGCTGTCTGCAGGAGGCCTGCCTTACCTGCTGCTGTATGCTAATGATCAAGCTTTGGCTGAACCCAACAGTGTGGCTGGGAGCCTTCAGAGGTACAACCCGTTCAGCGAGGAAGGGGAGCCCTCACATTCCTCTCAGAGACCAAGCCCGTCACCAGAGTCGAGAGGACGCGTGAGAAGGGAAGCACCTCTGCTCTCTGACACCATTCAGAACAATGAGCTGCCAGAGGTCGACTACAGGCCTGATGGATACAGGAAGGATGACCTCTGGGAGAGCACTTGGTACCTGGCGCTCAAACCCAAGCACAAatcagggaagaaaaaaaagagccaaGAGGAAGAAGGTAAAGGAGCACAGGACAGAAAAGAAGAAGTTCACAAAGAAGTAGAAAGAACATCGCAGGAGCTGACAAAACTTAAAGACAGTCATACACCGACAGTCAGTGATGGACAAAAGCATGAACGTAAAAATGGGGGAAAGAGTGGGAAAAAGCACAAGGGCAGCTCAAACACTCAGTCACCAGTTCTGAACTTTGATGAGCAAACGATGCGAAAGGCGAGGAGGAGACTGTGGGCTGACAACCAGCAGAGAGGCTGCTCCAGGAGGAACCTCAGGGTGGATTTTGCAGACATTGGATGGAGCGAGTGGGTGATAGCACCCAAGGCTTTCGAGGCCTACTACTGCGCTGGGATGTGTGGGTTTCCCATGCCAAAG GTGGCAAGGCCGTCCAACCACGCTACCATCCAGAGCATTGTCCGAGCCGTGGGGATCATCCCTGGTGTTCCAGAGCCCTGCTGTGTCCCAGAAAAGATGAGTCCTCTTGCCGTCCTCTACCAGGATGAATCCAGGAACCCAGTGCTCAAGATTTACCCCAACATGTCCGTCCAGTCCTGCTCCTGCAGATAG